One window from the genome of Eucalyptus grandis isolate ANBG69807.140 chromosome 7, ASM1654582v1, whole genome shotgun sequence encodes:
- the LOC104455638 gene encoding receptor-like protein EIX2: MASAPAFAPLILWTLLVFQSFEFGHSEAFTNVSCFGTEREALLKFRQGLIDHSKRLSSWTSKDCCEWKGVECSKKTGHVFKLDLRNPCLETDIYGDIIGSDQSSLAGFDGNIPHHLGNLSNLQYLDLACFGEGWGWRLKLHLHGPLESLSVNFTSLRFLDLSGNSINSTIPPWFYNFSKLEYLSLSGNSLSGPIPVSLGELSFLRELRLRDNKLSGNIPGSIGRLSNLEVLVITNNSLNGVVSESHFANLTSLTLLGISSNELVLSFDPAWVPPFQLQYIGVTDCYVGPKFPLWLQTQRNISYLRMANARISDEVPNWLSDILLNVEHIDLTNNTLKGPISRMDLNKMPLLGLLGLADNNLSGSIPNSLWAMENLYHLDLARNQLSGTIPSLSPISRMDGNKMPRLIRFYLEGNNLSGSIPNSLCAMENLIHLDLSKNQLSGRLPLCLKKLKALEMISLGDNRLRGQITNYFCHFKQLAVLNLHKNGFDKVLPQCLSNLTELVLLDLSDNDFTGEIPPFGRRFKRLSIINLENNSLTGGIPTQLCQLDSLRFLSLARNNISGSIPLCFNGLLSMVEGIDPTDSLWSYPTIIYVMVHAKRTTRLYDKTLHFFHSIDLSANNLNGEIPKELTRLVQLQNLNLSQNNLSGKIPSNIGNLKNLESLDLSNNGISGRIPPSISSLDFLSCLNLSFNNLSGPIPSSSHLRTVDDESVYRGNDGLCGAPLSKVCPRDGDFHNGGEPNEGNLDIHNWFYAGLGPGFAIGFLGFCSALHFKQSWRISYFQAIDKIIEKLMILGMITTLQFKRAFQES, encoded by the exons ATGGCATCAGCCCCTGCCTTTGCACCCCTCATATTGTGGACTCTTCTCGTGTTTCAATCATTTGAGTTTGGCCATTCCGAAGCTTTCACCAATGTGAGCTGCTTTGGtacagagagagaagctctcTTGAAATTCAGGCAAGGTCTCATCGACCATTCTAAACGCTTGTCATCGTGGACTAGTAAGGACTGTTGTGAGTGGAAAGGAGTCGAATGCAGCAAAAAGACTGGCCATGTTTTCAAACTTGATCTTCGTAATCCATGCTTGGAGACCGACATCTATGGAGATATCATAGGTTCGGATCAGAGCAGCTTGGCag GTTTTGACGGAAACATACCTCATCACCTCGGTAACCTGTCCAACTTGCAGTATCTGGATCTTGCTTGTTTTGGCGAGGGTTGGG GTTGGCGTTTAAAACTTCATCTCCATGGTCCTTTGGAGTCTCTATCCGTCAACTTCACTTCTTTAAGATTCCTGGATCTATCAGGCAATTCCATAAATTCTACTATTCCTCCCTGGTTCTACAACTTTAGCAAGCTCGAGTACCTAAGTCTGTCAGGAAACTCATTGTCGGGACCTATTCCAGTAAGTCTGGGGGAGCTATCATTTCTAAGAGAGTTACGTCTCAGAGACAACAAATTGAGTGGGAACATCCCAGGAAGTATTGGGCGACTATCTAATCTAGAAGTGTTGGTCATAACAAATAATTCTTTGAACGGAGTTGTTAGTGAATCGCACTTTGCAAATCTCACGAGCCTGACTCTTTTGGGCATTTCGTCTAATGAACTTGTTTTAAGCTTTGATCCCGCCTGGGTTCCTCCATTCCAACTTCAGTACATTGGCGTGACAGATTGTTATGTGGGACCAAAATTTCCATTGTGGCTTCAAACACAGAGGAATATTTCATACTTGCGCATGGCCAATGCACGCATCTCAGATGAAGTTCCCAATTGGCTTTCTGACATTTTACTTAACGTTGAACATATTGATCTCACTAACAATACGCTCAAAGGCCCCATTTCCAGAATGGACTTAAACAAGATGCCACTGTTAGGATTGCTTGGTCTTGCTGATAACAATCTCAGCGGCAGCATACCGAATTCTCTATGGGCGATGGAGAACCTATATCATCTTGATCTGGCAAGGAACCAACTATCCGGGACAATACCCTCTCTAAGCCCCATTTCCAGAATGGACGGAAACAAGATGCCACGGTTAATACGTTTTTATCTTGAGGGTAACAATCTCAGCGGCAGCATACCAAATTCACTATGTGCGATGGAGAACCTAATTCATCTTGATCTGTCAAAGAACCAACTATCCGGGAGACTACCCTTATGTCTGAAAAAGTTGAAAGCATTGGAAATGATTTCGCTGGGTGACAACAGGTTAAGAGGTCAGATTACTAACTATTTCTGCCATTTTAAGCAATTAGCAGTTCTGAACCTGCATAAAAATGGCTTCGACAAAGTGCTTCCCCAATGTTTGTCAAACCTAACTGAACTTGTGTTGCTTGATCTAAGTGATAATGACTTCACTGGTGAAATTCCTCCATTTGGACGACGTTTTAAACGATTAAGCATCATCAATCTTGAGAACAATAGTCTCACCGGAGGCATTCCCACGCAACTCTGCCAACTTGATTCTCTTCGGTTTTTAAGCCTAGCACGGAACAACATTTCCGGAAGCATTCCGCTGTGTTTTAATGGATTGTTATCTATGGTTGAAGGCATAGATCCGACAGACTCCCTTTGGTCATATCCGACAATCATTTACGTCATGGTTCATGCAAAGAGAACTACCCGACTATACGACAAGACACTCCATTTCTTCCATTCCATTGACTTATCTGCAAACAATTTAAATGgcgaaataccaaaagagttgACTAGGCTCGTCCAACTTCAGAATTTGAACCTCTCTCAAAACAATTTGAGTGGGAAAATCCCTTCAAACATTGGCAACCTCAAAAACTTAGAATCCCTTGACCTATCCAACAACGGGATTTCTGGTAGAATCCCTCCTAGCATATCCAGCTTAGACTTTCTAAGTTGTCTCAATCTCTCATTCAATAATTTATCAGGCCCTATTCCTTCAAGCAGTCATCTACGTACTGTGGATGATGAATCTGTGTATCGCGGTAATGACGGACTTTGTGGAGCTCCTCTTTCAAAAGTTTGCCCTAGAGATGGTGATTTTCATAATGGAGGCGAACCTAATGAAGGCAATCTGGACATCCATAATTGGTTCTATGCGGGCCTGGGGCCGGGATTCGCAATTGGATTCTTGGGATTTTGTAGTGCATTGCATTTCAAGCAGTCTTGGAGGATATCTTACTTTCAAGCAATAGATAAGATCATTGAAAAGCTGATGATATTAGGGATGATTACCACGCTTCAGTTCAAAAGAGCTTTTCAG GAGAGTTGA
- the LOC104453674 gene encoding protein PLANT CADMIUM RESISTANCE 2 isoform X2, whose protein sequence is MYSSNASDGYPQKPGASAPPPPPPMDGIPVQPMNQSYANFGAPNNPLPPAGLQARPINNMPWSSGLFSCFDDVPTCCLSFWCPCITFGQIAFARIEEGSTLLDLLTRIGFCCSMPCARSYLHSDRLVDRVRLLLLLLLPHQDETAIPAARESLRRLLSPFLLRICALTQEYCELEKCGFDMSIGWYMNMKRQNRGIPMAPVPPGGMMR, encoded by the exons atgtacTCCTCGAACGCATCTGATGGCTACCCACAGAAGCCCGGTGCCTCtgctccgccaccgccgccacccaTGGATGGCATTCCAGTGCAACCCATGAACCAAAGTTATGCAAATTTCGGGGCCCCGAACAATCCTCTGCCCCCCGCGGGTCTTCAAGCTCGACCCATTAACAACATGCCTTGGTCCTCTGGGCTTTTCAGTTGCTTCGACGACGTTCCAACTT GTTGCTTGTCATTTTGGTGCCCCTGCATCACATTCGGGCAAATCGCATTCGCACGAATTGAAGAAGGATCGACATTATTAGACTTGCTCACTCGGATTGGTTTTTGTTGCAGCATGCCCTGTGCACGGAGCTATTTACACAGTGATCGCCTTGTTGACCGGGTGCGCTTGCTGCTACTCCTGCTTCTACCGCACCAAGATGAGACAGCAATACCAGCTGCAAGAGAATCCTTGCGCCGATTGCTTAGTCCATTTCTGCTGCGGATCTGTGCTTTAACCCAGGAGTACTGTGAGCTCGAAAAGTGCGGATTCGACATGTCCATTG GATGGTATATGAACATGAAAAGGCAGAACAGAGGAATCCCAATGGCTCCAGTCCCTCCTGGGGGCATGATGAGGTAG
- the LOC104453674 gene encoding protein PLANT CADMIUM RESISTANCE 2 isoform X1, which translates to MYSSNASDGYPQKPGASAPPPPPPMDGIPVQPMNQSYANFGAPNNPLPPAGLQARPINNMPWSSGLFSCFDDVPTCCLSFWCPCITFGQIAFARIEEGSTLLDLLTRIGFCCSMPCARSYLHSDRLVDRVRLLLLLLLPHQDETAIPAARESLRRLLSPFLLRICALTQEYCELEKCGFDMSIGRHKSPPFDQPARNDVPLEMPISRTI; encoded by the exons atgtacTCCTCGAACGCATCTGATGGCTACCCACAGAAGCCCGGTGCCTCtgctccgccaccgccgccacccaTGGATGGCATTCCAGTGCAACCCATGAACCAAAGTTATGCAAATTTCGGGGCCCCGAACAATCCTCTGCCCCCCGCGGGTCTTCAAGCTCGACCCATTAACAACATGCCTTGGTCCTCTGGGCTTTTCAGTTGCTTCGACGACGTTCCAACTT GTTGCTTGTCATTTTGGTGCCCCTGCATCACATTCGGGCAAATCGCATTCGCACGAATTGAAGAAGGATCGACATTATTAGACTTGCTCACTCGGATTGGTTTTTGTTGCAGCATGCCCTGTGCACGGAGCTATTTACACAGTGATCGCCTTGTTGACCGGGTGCGCTTGCTGCTACTCCTGCTTCTACCGCACCAAGATGAGACAGCAATACCAGCTGCAAGAGAATCCTTGCGCCGATTGCTTAGTCCATTTCTGCTGCGGATCTGTGCTTTAACCCAGGAGTACTGTGAGCTCGAAAAGTGCGGATTCGACATGTCCATTGGTAGGCATAAATCTCCTCCTTTTGATCAACCTGCACGAAATGATGTTCCCCTGGAAATGCCGATTTCCAGAACAATTTGA